The proteins below come from a single Chondrinema litorale genomic window:
- a CDS encoding sodium:solute symporter family transporter yields the protein MYTTDLIVLFIFALIVFITGMSFSSSGKSMKTFFAAGGAVPWWINGLSLFMSFFSAGTFVVWGSIAYSQGAVSLSIQWMMCLGGLLVGTFIAARWQKTDSLTVAEYLTKRLGYKTQRIYTWLFLFISVFTTGAFLYPVAKIVEVSTGIDISLSIIILGLLITIYTATGGLWAVIVTDVLQFVVLSAAVMIVVPLSFKAAGGFSNFLHTAPEGFFSLTNNEYTGSFLIAFGLYNLVFIGGNWAYVQRYTSVSAPREAKKVGWLFGALYTVSPIIWMLPPMLYRIIQPELNGLADEGAYLMICKQVMPAGLLGLVLGGMVFATASSVNTTLNISAGVLTNDLYKHFVPNASDKKLMRFARFATGFFGIFTIMVALLVPKMGGIVEVVLSVAAITGGAMYLPPVWSLFSKRQTALSIISATVISLLINSYFKFLAPTQLGITLSRELEMELGVGLPVVILLLWEIWFLFKKGAASSDYNKEQTIEANTTSQQLEEETEEQNTNNREGVKKIGMGMLAIGVLMLVLGIYAFEPYAIVTGIILSGLSSWIIFKQKA from the coding sequence GTGTATACTACTGACCTTATAGTATTATTTATTTTTGCGCTAATTGTATTTATTACTGGTATGTCTTTTTCCTCCTCAGGCAAAAGCATGAAAACCTTTTTTGCCGCCGGCGGAGCAGTTCCTTGGTGGATAAATGGTCTGTCCTTATTCATGAGTTTTTTCTCTGCGGGTACTTTTGTTGTCTGGGGTTCTATTGCCTATTCGCAAGGAGCAGTGAGTTTGAGTATTCAATGGATGATGTGTTTAGGAGGTTTATTAGTGGGAACTTTTATAGCTGCTCGCTGGCAAAAAACAGATTCGCTTACTGTCGCAGAATACCTTACAAAACGCCTTGGTTATAAGACACAGCGCATCTACACGTGGCTATTCTTATTTATTTCAGTATTTACAACAGGTGCGTTTTTGTATCCTGTAGCTAAAATTGTAGAAGTTTCAACAGGCATAGATATATCACTTAGTATAATTATTTTGGGCTTGTTAATTACCATATACACAGCCACTGGCGGTTTATGGGCAGTAATTGTTACTGATGTATTACAGTTTGTGGTGTTGAGTGCAGCAGTAATGATTGTGGTACCACTTTCATTTAAAGCTGCTGGTGGTTTTTCTAACTTTTTGCATACAGCACCTGAGGGTTTTTTCAGCTTAACTAACAACGAATATACGGGAAGTTTCCTCATAGCATTCGGTTTGTATAACCTAGTTTTTATTGGTGGCAACTGGGCATATGTACAGCGATATACCAGTGTTTCTGCTCCAAGAGAAGCCAAGAAAGTAGGTTGGTTATTTGGTGCTTTGTATACTGTTAGCCCAATTATCTGGATGTTACCGCCAATGTTGTATCGCATCATTCAACCGGAGTTAAATGGATTAGCAGATGAAGGTGCTTATTTAATGATTTGCAAACAAGTAATGCCTGCCGGATTATTAGGTTTGGTTTTGGGCGGAATGGTATTCGCCACAGCCAGTTCGGTAAATACCACACTCAATATTTCAGCGGGGGTGCTAACCAATGATTTATACAAGCACTTTGTACCAAATGCTTCTGACAAGAAGTTGATGAGATTCGCCCGTTTTGCAACTGGATTTTTCGGAATTTTTACTATTATGGTTGCTTTGCTGGTGCCTAAGATGGGAGGTATTGTAGAAGTTGTTCTAAGTGTGGCAGCCATTACTGGTGGAGCTATGTATTTGCCACCAGTTTGGTCTTTGTTTTCTAAAAGGCAAACTGCTTTGAGTATTATCAGTGCTACAGTAATTTCATTATTGATTAATTCCTATTTTAAATTTTTAGCACCAACTCAATTAGGAATTACCCTTAGTCGAGAACTAGAAATGGAATTGGGTGTAGGCTTACCTGTAGTAATTCTCTTGCTTTGGGAAATATGGTTTCTATTTAAAAAGGGAGCTGCAAGCAGCGATTATAACAAAGAACAAACAATTGAAGCAAACACCACATCTCAACAGCTCGAAGAAGAAACAGAAGAGCAAAATACAAATAACCGAGAAGGTGTAAAAAAGATTGGTATGGGTATGTTGGCAATTGGTGTACTCATGCTGGTATTGGGCATATATGCTTTTGAGCCATATGCCATAGTTACTGGAATAATTCTAAGTGGTTTAAGTAGCTGGATAATTTTTAAACAGAAAGCCTAA
- a CDS encoding purple acid phosphatase family protein: MTKNLILIGAFLIIFVSCQKVVRDELVKENVPELPHHVKLSWKTSPETSQAVSWRTTDKVTKGVVEYVKATASPFFEDDVKTITAKTDTLTSDDGTWAYHQANITGLQPATTYSYRVGDGTNWSEWTEFSTASDKNEPFTFLYHGDVQRFIYSKGSRTIREAYIQNPDAKFMVFGGDLVHRGKKNIENWGEFFPAGGFVFQKLPTIATPGNHEHYNPKAGMDLVDLWFLNFEFPENGPTGHEEETFYFDYQNMRIISLNLCRYNNEEDRKAIYEWTEARLKEFTGDWVVMTHHYGMEALARNRKPGIRFPDLKELYEKYEVDLVLAGHEHLYARGRMDAPLPVHVISVSGPFQNAIRFANWIERAGTNLQLYQEIHVSADTLHYITKTVLGDVYDEFKIGKDANGKKTFIESDNLPPESLIPTLNFGDRYDKELVDSYEDDKKRYLEKKEL, translated from the coding sequence ATGACTAAAAACCTAATTTTAATAGGTGCATTCTTAATCATTTTCGTCTCTTGTCAAAAGGTGGTGAGAGACGAATTGGTGAAGGAAAATGTGCCAGAACTTCCGCATCATGTAAAACTTAGTTGGAAAACATCGCCTGAAACAAGTCAGGCGGTTTCTTGGCGAACAACCGATAAAGTTACCAAAGGAGTAGTTGAATATGTAAAAGCTACAGCATCACCTTTTTTTGAAGATGATGTAAAAACAATTACAGCCAAAACAGATACCCTTACTTCAGACGATGGCACTTGGGCTTACCATCAGGCAAATATTACTGGTTTGCAACCTGCCACTACTTATTCTTACAGAGTAGGCGATGGAACCAACTGGTCAGAATGGACAGAGTTTAGCACAGCATCAGACAAAAACGAACCATTCACCTTTTTGTATCATGGAGATGTGCAGCGCTTTATTTACTCGAAAGGTAGCCGAACCATTCGCGAAGCCTATATTCAAAATCCGGATGCAAAGTTTATGGTTTTTGGAGGTGATTTGGTACATAGAGGAAAGAAAAACATCGAAAACTGGGGAGAGTTTTTTCCTGCTGGTGGTTTTGTTTTTCAGAAGTTGCCAACCATTGCCACTCCGGGAAATCACGAGCATTATAACCCTAAAGCAGGGATGGACTTGGTAGACTTATGGTTTTTAAATTTTGAGTTCCCAGAAAATGGTCCAACAGGCCACGAAGAAGAAACTTTCTATTTCGATTACCAAAACATGAGGATTATTTCTCTCAATCTTTGCCGATATAATAATGAGGAAGACCGCAAAGCCATTTATGAGTGGACAGAAGCCAGACTAAAAGAGTTTACTGGCGACTGGGTGGTAATGACTCATCACTATGGTATGGAAGCTTTGGCAAGAAACAGAAAACCCGGTATCAGATTCCCAGATTTAAAAGAGCTGTACGAAAAATACGAGGTAGACTTGGTACTTGCCGGGCACGAACATTTGTATGCCAGAGGTAGAATGGATGCTCCTTTACCAGTTCATGTAATTTCAGTTTCTGGACCTTTCCAAAATGCCATTCGTTTTGCCAATTGGATTGAAAGAGCGGGAACCAACCTACAATTGTATCAAGAAATTCATGTGAGTGCAGATACATTACACTACATTACCAAAACAGTACTTGGAGATGTTTACGATGAATTTAAAATTGGCAAAGATGCGAATGGCAAGAAAACATTTATCGAAAGTGATAACTTGCCACCAGAATCTTTAATACCCACTTTAAACTTCGGAGACCGCTACGATAAAGAGTTGGTCGATTCTTACGAAGATGATAAGAAACGATATTTAGAGAAGAAAGAATTATAA
- a CDS encoding FAD-dependent oxidoreductase has product MIKSAFSAKKRDAKLVSIQTQLAITGGGLSGVCAAITAAREGVKVVLVQDRPVLGGNASSEVRLWILGATSHMGNNNRWSREGGVIDEILIENLYRNKEGNPLILDTIVLEKVKAEKNITLLLNTMVYDLEKEGDNRIKAIKAFCSQNSTEYLIESPLFCDASGDGIIAFKAGSPFRMGAENAEEFDEGFAPNIEDYGELLGHSMYFYTKDTGKPVKFVAPDFALKNIGELPRMRNYQVQDDGCRLWWVEYGGRLDTVHQSEDIKWELWKVIYGIWDYVKNSGEFPEAETLTLEWVGTIPGKRESRRFEGDYILKQADVVEQRQHPDLVAYGGWSLDLHPADGVYSEKMSCNQWHSKGVYGIPYRCYYSSEIENLFLAGRIISASHVAFGSSRVMATCAHGSQAVGMAAVLCAKKELLPRELSNPTLMAELQSKLNLAGQSIPHTRIPESKNLLTSAVIEASSTYKLNELPFNGPWISLKQGAAQLLPIRSGERLKAKLQLRAQTDTYIHVELQASQRLGNFTPDMLLHEKTIYLEKGEQFIELDFTTNLNVDQYVFLLFRENEQVEIRSSLTRMTGLLSVFNKFNKAVSNLGKQEPEEGLGIDTFEFWTPERRPAGHNLAMVLQEPLKLYHPDYLRNGKVRPETKTNAWAASLDDANPVLKFKWDTPKEIRQIRLFFDNDFDHPLESSLMGHPEDMIPFCIKDYRISAVQNESEQSEKLEITTNMQYHSEEVATLTEKSAKIIIDKKGNYQTINTINFKQPLVTSQIELQIAHPSSEIPAALFEVVIS; this is encoded by the coding sequence ATGATAAAATCAGCATTTTCGGCAAAAAAGCGGGACGCTAAACTTGTATCTATACAAACCCAGCTTGCTATAACAGGAGGTGGATTATCGGGTGTATGTGCTGCCATTACTGCTGCTCGCGAGGGTGTAAAAGTAGTGTTGGTACAAGACAGACCAGTATTGGGAGGGAATGCTTCCAGTGAAGTAAGACTTTGGATTTTAGGAGCTACTTCGCACATGGGTAATAACAATCGTTGGTCGCGAGAAGGTGGTGTAATTGATGAAATTTTGATTGAGAACCTTTATCGCAACAAAGAGGGCAATCCACTTATTTTGGACACTATAGTGCTAGAGAAAGTAAAGGCAGAAAAGAATATCACTTTGCTGCTCAACACCATGGTGTACGATTTGGAGAAAGAAGGCGACAATCGCATAAAAGCCATTAAAGCTTTTTGTAGTCAGAACTCAACTGAGTACCTTATTGAGTCTCCATTGTTTTGTGATGCATCGGGTGATGGAATTATAGCATTTAAAGCAGGTTCACCATTTAGAATGGGAGCAGAAAATGCCGAAGAGTTTGACGAAGGCTTTGCACCTAACATAGAAGATTATGGAGAGTTACTTGGACACTCCATGTATTTTTATACCAAAGACACAGGCAAACCTGTAAAGTTTGTAGCTCCCGATTTTGCACTAAAAAATATTGGAGAGTTACCGAGAATGCGCAACTACCAAGTGCAAGACGATGGTTGCAGACTTTGGTGGGTAGAGTATGGCGGCAGACTCGATACAGTGCATCAATCAGAAGATATTAAATGGGAACTTTGGAAGGTTATCTATGGCATTTGGGATTATGTAAAAAACAGTGGAGAGTTTCCAGAAGCAGAGACCTTAACCCTCGAATGGGTAGGTACAATTCCCGGTAAGCGTGAGAGTCGCCGATTCGAAGGAGATTATATACTTAAACAAGCAGATGTGGTTGAACAACGCCAGCATCCAGACTTAGTGGCTTATGGTGGTTGGTCTTTGGATTTGCACCCGGCTGATGGGGTTTACAGTGAAAAAATGAGCTGTAATCAGTGGCATAGTAAAGGAGTTTATGGAATTCCATATCGTTGTTATTATAGTAGCGAAATTGAAAACTTGTTTTTGGCAGGTAGAATCATTAGTGCTTCGCATGTAGCTTTTGGTTCTTCAAGGGTGATGGCCACTTGTGCTCATGGTTCGCAAGCTGTAGGTATGGCAGCAGTACTATGCGCAAAGAAAGAACTATTGCCAAGAGAACTTTCAAATCCGACTTTAATGGCGGAGTTGCAAAGCAAATTGAATTTGGCAGGGCAGAGTATTCCTCACACAAGAATACCTGAATCTAAGAACTTACTTACTTCTGCTGTTATCGAAGCTTCGAGTACCTATAAGCTAAATGAACTACCTTTTAATGGTCCTTGGATTTCTCTTAAACAAGGAGCTGCTCAGTTATTGCCAATTAGAAGCGGTGAACGTTTAAAAGCAAAACTGCAATTACGTGCTCAAACAGATACCTACATTCATGTGGAATTGCAAGCCAGTCAACGTTTGGGAAATTTCACACCAGATATGTTACTGCATGAGAAAACCATTTACCTAGAAAAAGGAGAGCAATTTATTGAGTTAGATTTTACTACAAACCTAAATGTAGACCAATATGTCTTTTTGCTTTTTAGGGAAAATGAGCAAGTAGAGATAAGGAGTTCATTAACTAGAATGACGGGTCTGCTCAGTGTTTTCAACAAGTTTAACAAAGCAGTTTCAAACTTAGGTAAACAAGAACCAGAAGAAGGTTTAGGCATAGATACTTTTGAATTCTGGACACCAGAAAGAAGACCTGCCGGACATAATTTAGCAATGGTTTTACAAGAACCTTTAAAGCTATATCATCCAGATTATTTAAGAAATGGGAAAGTAAGACCAGAAACAAAAACCAATGCTTGGGCTGCTTCTTTAGATGATGCAAATCCTGTTTTAAAATTCAAATGGGATACACCAAAAGAGATTCGCCAGATACGCTTGTTTTTTGACAACGATTTCGATCATCCCTTAGAATCTTCTTTAATGGGACATCCCGAAGACATGATTCCATTCTGCATTAAAGATTACAGAATTAGTGCAGTGCAAAACGAAAGTGAGCAATCAGAAAAACTAGAAATAACCACCAATATGCAGTATCACTCAGAAGAAGTAGCAACACTTACTGAGAAATCTGCAAAAATCATCATAGACAAAAAAGGAAATTACCAGACTATCAATACAATCAATTTTAAGCAACCACTAGTCACCAGTCAGATAGAACTTCAAATAGCACATCCGTCATCAGAAATACCTGCTGCCTTATTTGAAGTAGTGATCAGCTAA
- a CDS encoding SusC/RagA family TonB-linked outer membrane protein, translated as MKRILTIMLILSATLAFGQQQIKGVVTAEEDGLPLPGVSILIKGTTTGTTTDFDGNFSLQVSQGDILSLSYIGYVTKEITVENQTSINVSLETDLDQLEEVVVIGYGEQKKVNLTGAVETIGSKELVKQPVFQTSQALVGLSPGLTAIQSSGQPGGDQATLRIRGVGSLEASNDPLILIDGVAGDINGIDPNDIESISVLKDAAAAAIYGSRASNGVILVTTRRGKSGEFTVSYNNYLGVQKIADVPEYVGALDFLRITNTDQAVIDNYAANMSSNPDLYPDTDWLDLLFSENGFQQYHNVSVNGGTEKSKVLASLAYTDQGANVVNYTFKRYNGRFNSDFKFNDKIDMNFDVNFRKELTASPSAGLAEIFRQAYRVDPTQVAYHSDGSWGDGWGGQNPIAAAHDGGQNKTEDNYFRGLVKVNYRPVKGLTLSMMYSPEHRDQFRKNFLKSYTTYIDWDAKTTRTYPNRNRLGEANLRWFEDNFNALASYTKTLGEHDFSVLGGYEFIKSKYTSFGASRYDFIIQEYQELDAGSAESALNNGSSTHSGLSSVFGRFSYAFKGKYLFEANVRRDASSRFAPENRVSVFPSFSAGWRISDEAFFSGVDFMNNLKLRASWGQLGNQQIGSDFPYASNIALGGSNFIFGGVMATGATQNVLANRNIKWEVTETSNIGIDAGFFSNKLTFSADYYIRKTKDILLELPIPAVVGLQPSIQNAGNMENKGWDLSLGWQETRGEFSYSVKLNASDVQNEVTDLAGVGPIISGNSIIEVGSPMGSIYGYETQGLFQSEDEISDAPAQFGSLQPGNIRYRDQLTVDTDGDGIADAADGVINADDRVILGNPFPRLTYALNLSAEYKGFDLSIAFQGVGKRDVFLQGDVAWALFNAGKVQKWHVEETWTPERTDAQYPVLIATSAGSNDARASSTWIFNAAYLSLRNVTLGYTLPQPVLDNIHLRNLRVFFAGQNLFNFNKLPDGMNPLTPNGSSGAMYPIVTSYTMGVNATF; from the coding sequence ATGAAAAGAATTCTAACTATTATGCTGATTTTGTCAGCAACGCTGGCATTCGGTCAACAGCAGATTAAAGGGGTAGTTACTGCTGAAGAAGACGGACTACCTTTACCAGGAGTAAGTATCTTGATAAAAGGAACAACTACTGGAACCACCACCGATTTCGATGGTAATTTTTCACTGCAAGTGAGTCAGGGAGATATATTGTCATTGAGTTATATCGGATATGTAACCAAAGAAATTACAGTTGAAAATCAGACTAGTATAAATGTTTCTTTAGAAACCGATCTCGATCAATTAGAAGAAGTTGTGGTAATTGGTTATGGAGAGCAAAAGAAAGTAAACCTTACCGGAGCAGTTGAAACCATTGGCAGCAAAGAATTGGTGAAACAACCCGTTTTCCAAACTTCGCAAGCTTTAGTAGGTTTATCGCCGGGTTTAACAGCAATTCAATCTAGTGGTCAACCCGGTGGCGACCAAGCAACCTTAAGAATTAGGGGAGTGGGTTCTCTAGAAGCTTCAAACGATCCATTAATCTTGATAGATGGAGTTGCCGGAGACATCAATGGTATCGACCCGAATGATATTGAGAGTATTTCTGTATTGAAAGATGCTGCCGCTGCTGCCATTTATGGTTCGCGTGCATCTAATGGTGTTATTCTCGTAACAACCCGTAGAGGGAAATCTGGTGAGTTTACCGTAAGCTATAATAACTACCTCGGTGTCCAGAAAATCGCTGATGTACCAGAGTATGTTGGAGCACTCGACTTTTTGAGAATCACTAATACAGATCAAGCAGTAATTGATAATTACGCAGCCAATATGTCAAGCAATCCAGACCTTTATCCAGATACCGATTGGCTAGATTTACTGTTTTCAGAAAATGGTTTCCAGCAGTACCATAATGTAAGTGTTAACGGAGGTACAGAAAAGTCTAAAGTGTTGGCTTCGCTAGCTTATACAGATCAAGGAGCAAATGTGGTGAACTATACCTTTAAGCGTTACAATGGTCGCTTTAACTCAGACTTTAAATTTAATGATAAGATTGATATGAATTTTGATGTCAATTTTAGAAAAGAGTTAACAGCATCACCAAGTGCAGGACTAGCAGAAATTTTCAGACAAGCTTATAGAGTAGATCCTACACAAGTAGCCTATCATTCTGATGGTTCTTGGGGTGATGGCTGGGGTGGACAAAACCCAATTGCTGCTGCTCACGATGGAGGGCAAAACAAAACAGAAGACAACTATTTTAGAGGTTTAGTTAAAGTTAACTACAGACCAGTTAAAGGCCTTACTTTAAGTATGATGTATTCTCCTGAACACAGGGATCAATTCAGAAAAAACTTCTTAAAGTCTTATACCACTTATATCGATTGGGATGCTAAAACAACCAGAACTTATCCTAACAGAAACAGATTAGGAGAGGCAAACCTAAGATGGTTCGAAGATAACTTTAACGCTTTGGCATCTTATACAAAAACATTAGGAGAACACGATTTCTCAGTTTTAGGTGGATACGAATTTATTAAATCTAAATACACATCATTCGGTGCTTCCAGATATGATTTTATCATTCAAGAATATCAAGAGCTAGATGCTGGTTCTGCAGAAAGTGCACTTAATAATGGTAGCTCTACACATTCAGGTTTATCTTCTGTGTTTGGTAGATTTAGCTATGCTTTTAAAGGTAAATACCTGTTTGAAGCCAATGTGAGAAGAGATGCTTCTTCAAGATTTGCACCTGAAAACAGAGTATCAGTTTTCCCTTCATTTTCTGCCGGTTGGAGAATATCGGATGAGGCCTTCTTTAGCGGAGTTGATTTCATGAATAATTTAAAACTGAGAGCATCTTGGGGACAATTGGGTAACCAACAGATTGGTAGTGATTTTCCTTACGCATCTAATATAGCTTTAGGTGGTAGCAATTTTATATTTGGTGGAGTAATGGCGACAGGAGCTACACAAAATGTGCTAGCAAATAGAAACATTAAATGGGAAGTTACAGAGACTAGCAACATTGGTATAGATGCCGGATTCTTCTCTAATAAATTAACTTTCTCAGCAGATTACTACATCCGTAAAACCAAAGATATTTTGTTGGAATTACCAATACCTGCTGTAGTTGGGCTTCAACCATCTATCCAAAATGCAGGTAACATGGAGAACAAAGGTTGGGATTTATCATTGGGTTGGCAAGAAACCAGAGGTGAGTTTTCTTATAGTGTAAAACTGAATGCATCTGATGTGCAAAACGAAGTAACAGATTTGGCAGGTGTAGGTCCGATTATTAGTGGTAACTCTATTATTGAAGTAGGCAGCCCAATGGGTAGCATTTACGGTTACGAAACACAAGGCTTATTCCAAAGCGAAGACGAAATTAGCGATGCTCCTGCACAGTTTGGTTCTTTGCAGCCGGGTAACATCCGTTATCGCGATCAATTAACAGTAGACACCGATGGCGATGGCATAGCAGATGCGGCTGATGGTGTAATTAATGCAGACGACAGAGTAATTTTAGGTAACCCTTTCCCTCGTTTAACTTATGCGCTTAATCTTTCAGCAGAGTACAAAGGCTTCGATTTGTCAATCGCTTTCCAAGGTGTGGGCAAAAGAGATGTATTTTTACAAGGTGATGTAGCATGGGCATTATTCAATGCAGGTAAAGTACAGAAATGGCATGTAGAAGAAACTTGGACACCAGAAAGAACAGATGCACAATATCCAGTTTTAATTGCCACCAGTGCTGGTAGTAACGATGCAAGAGCAAGTAGCACTTGGATTTTTAATGCAGCTTACCTTTCACTGAGAAATGTAACCTTAGGTTATACATTGCCGCAACCAGTTTTAGACAATATCCATTTAAGAAACCTCAGAGTTTTCTTTGCCGGACAAAACCTCTTCAACTTTAACAAACTACCTGATGGTATGAATCCACTTACACCAAATGGTTCTTCTGGAGCAATGTATCCAATTGTAACTTCTTACACAATGGGTGTAAATGCTACTTTTTAA
- a CDS encoding LacI family DNA-binding transcriptional regulator produces the protein MKHITIKDIARELNVSVSTVSRAMNDTFDISTKTRDKILKAAKEMGYHPNPVAKRLHQQKTFQVGVVIPEFINDFFPQIIMGMQNVLQAESYQLLIMQSNECFETEMENVLKLEENMVDGLLISLSRETQNIDYYNKLYDKGMPMVFFNRVNEMIKAPKVIFNDFKWSYFAVEHLIKQGCKNIIHLAGYKHLSLSRERIRGYEKAMNKFHLPYDDDCIIETGFMIDEGEKVMKQLLDKGICPDGIFATNDPTAIGAIKALKNAGKRIPEDVCIIGFSEAMWSEVVDPPLSSVSQPTNLIGYHAAHLLLEQLNEKQTEDNTIKLDGKLVVRTSSQRG, from the coding sequence ATGAAACACATAACTATCAAAGACATAGCTCGCGAATTGAATGTTTCTGTCTCCACAGTTTCACGAGCGATGAACGATACATTCGACATTAGCACCAAAACCAGAGACAAGATTTTAAAAGCTGCTAAAGAAATGGGTTACCACCCGAACCCAGTAGCAAAGCGCTTACACCAACAAAAAACTTTTCAAGTAGGTGTGGTTATTCCAGAGTTTATCAATGACTTTTTCCCGCAGATCATCATGGGGATGCAAAATGTGTTACAAGCAGAAAGTTATCAGTTACTCATTATGCAATCTAACGAGTGCTTCGAAACGGAGATGGAAAATGTGTTAAAGTTGGAAGAAAACATGGTTGATGGATTATTGATCTCACTTTCTCGCGAAACCCAAAACATAGATTATTACAATAAGCTTTATGACAAGGGCATGCCTATGGTGTTTTTTAATCGGGTAAATGAAATGATTAAAGCACCAAAGGTCATATTCAATGATTTTAAGTGGTCTTACTTTGCGGTAGAACACCTGATAAAACAAGGTTGCAAAAACATTATCCACTTGGCAGGATACAAACACTTGAGTCTTTCTAGAGAAAGAATACGAGGCTATGAAAAAGCCATGAATAAATTCCATTTGCCTTATGACGATGACTGTATTATTGAAACAGGTTTTATGATTGACGAAGGTGAAAAAGTGATGAAACAGTTACTAGACAAAGGTATTTGCCCAGATGGAATTTTTGCTACCAACGACCCAACTGCTATTGGAGCTATTAAAGCATTAAAAAATGCGGGTAAAAGAATCCCAGAAGATGTCTGCATTATCGGTTTTTCAGAAGCCATGTGGTCTGAGGTAGTTGACCCTCCCCTGTCATCCGTTTCACAACCTACCAACTTAATTGGTTACCATGCCGCTCATTTGCTACTCGAACAACTCAATGAAAAGCAAACAGAAGATAACACCATTAAACTCGATGGTAAATTGGTTGTTAGGACTTCTTCTCAAAGAGGGTGA